The Candidatus Methanomethylicota archaeon genome contains the following window.
TTTTAACAACATAATCTAGGTGGGTAAATAAAAATGAAAAGGTTATCTGTGGTCGGGCTGGGCTATGTTGGTCTTCCAATGGCTGTTGTTTTTGCTAGTAGGGGTTTTAATGTTGTTGGTGTTGACATAGATGTTTCTAAGGTTGAGTCTATAAACAACGGCAGGTGTTATCTTAGTGAGCCTGGTCTAGATGTTCTTTTAAGAGATGTTGTTTCTAAGGGGTTTTTGAGAGCTACTACAGATGTACTTG
Protein-coding sequences here:
- a CDS encoding NAD(P)-binding domain-containing protein — translated: MKRLSVVGLGYVGLPMAVVFASRGFNVVGVDIDVSKVESINNGRCYLSEPGLDVLLRDVVSKGFLRATTDVLEAVKESDAVVIAVPTPVRDGIADLSYLRDALESVRRGLHRGLLVVIESTVPP